From Calothrix sp. PCC 6303, a single genomic window includes:
- a CDS encoding COR domain-containing protein, whose translation MERPSVQNLIAQAAKEQWKELNLSGMDLSELPSEIGNLTSLTDLYLNRNQLSTLPEAFGNLTSLTHLYLSANQLNALPEAFGNLTSLRYLKLNNNQINALPESIGNLTSLTSLDLSANQLNALPEAFGNLTSLTFLDLNSNPLTGLPDSVGNLTSLKHLYLNNNQLKALPDSAGNLTSLTFLDLSENQLNALPEAFGNLSSLTYLYLSGNQINALPESIGNLTNLRYLYLWNNQLNTLPESIVNLTNLTDLYLSENQLNALPETFGNLSSLTDLYLSGNQLNALPETFGNLSSLTYLYLNSNQLTGLPESIGQLNKLKELILYDNKLLTLPQELTKLTQLKKLDIRNNDLGELPPEVKRKYTQPAPVFNFIRQLQEEGSERIYEAKLLIIGEGGAGKTSLANKLIDSKYKLKLEGGDNPEKSTEGIDVLRFDFPHSSGNPFRINIWDFGGQEIYHATHQFFLTKRSLYLLVADTRQDNTDFNYWLEVVELLSEASPAIIVKNEKQDRPCQVNENQLRGRFPNLEKILPTNLACPNNRGLSEILTAVQHHISQLPHIGTPLPKTWVRVREALEADNRNYITQDEFLTLCDIHGFKRREDKLQLSGYLHDLGVCLHFQDDPILKNWIILKPEWGTTAVYTVLDTPEVQQALGCFTHEDLAKIWADDRYSDMRYELLQLMMRFKLCYEIPHRPGTYIAPQLLSPNQPKYTWDDRENLILSYHYEFMPKGMLTRFAVEMHKLIDGELIWKDGVILTDGNARAEVIEAYYKNEIRIRVSGFPKKDLLTRIRHEFNKIHDSYEKLRYQELIPCNCPTCKGSQNPHAYALKKLQERLQNQAYETECDKPPYHKVNVHSLIDDAIGYSQDSKASSEEFEKRRTPRKPKRELTPSVTIENHTHIHNANQQEQIMSDQSKKIQNFNAPMSGVIASDNASVTNSTFTQTNNANTAELLNLITTLRQTATQFPPQSQEDVIINIEDLETEIQKPADQRSIPRLKRSLIALFGIASLIASPIAGMTDFTNNVLEIGNKLHIELPQLP comes from the coding sequence CAGGTATCTCAAACTCAACAATAACCAAATCAATGCTTTACCGGAGTCGATTGGAAACTTGACCAGCCTCACATCCCTCGACCTCAGCGCTAACCAACTCAACGCTTTACCGGAGGCGTTCGGAAACTTAACCAGCCTCACGTTTCTAGACCTCAACAGTAATCCACTGACGGGATTACCGGATTCGGTTGGAAACTTAACCAGCCTAAAACATCTCTATCTCAACAATAACCAACTCAAGGCTTTACCGGATTCGGCTGGAAACTTAACCAGCCTCACATTTCTCGACCTTAGCGAGAACCAACTCAACGCTTTACCGGAGGCGTTCGGGAATTTAAGCAGCCTTACATACCTCTACCTCAGCGGGAACCAAATCAATGCTTTACCAGAGTCGATTGGAAACTTAACCAACCTCAGATATCTCTACCTCTGGAATAACCAACTCAACACTTTACCAGAGTCGATTGTAAACTTAACCAACCTCACAGACCTCTACCTCAGCGAGAACCAACTCAACGCTTTACCGGAGACGTTCGGGAATTTAAGCAGCCTCACAGACCTCTACCTCAGCGGTAACCAACTCAACGCTTTACCCGAGACATTCGGGAATTTAAGCAGTCTCACATACCTCTACCTCAACAGTAACCAACTGACGGGATTACCAGAATCAATCGGGCAGTTAAATAAACTAAAAGAGCTAATTTTATATGACAACAAATTATTGACGCTCCCACAAGAACTTACTAAACTAACGCAACTGAAAAAACTTGATATTAGAAATAACGATTTGGGAGAACTTCCTCCAGAAGTAAAAAGAAAATATACACAACCTGCTCCCGTTTTTAACTTTATCAGACAGCTTCAAGAAGAAGGTTCAGAGCGTATTTACGAAGCTAAACTCTTAATCATTGGTGAAGGTGGGGCGGGAAAAACCAGCCTTGCCAACAAACTTATTGACTCCAAATACAAGCTCAAACTTGAAGGTGGTGACAACCCCGAAAAATCAACAGAAGGTATTGATGTTCTCCGTTTCGACTTTCCTCACTCCAGTGGCAATCCCTTCCGCATCAACATCTGGGATTTTGGGGGACAAGAAATCTACCATGCTACTCACCAATTCTTCCTCACTAAGCGCTCTCTTTATCTCCTCGTTGCTGATACCCGTCAAGACAACACTGACTTTAACTACTGGCTTGAAGTCGTCGAACTCCTCAGTGAAGCCAGCCCTGCCATCATCGTCAAAAACGAAAAACAAGATCGCCCCTGCCAAGTTAACGAAAATCAACTGCGCGGACGCTTCCCCAACCTCGAAAAAATCCTCCCCACCAACCTTGCCTGCCCCAATAATCGCGGACTTTCCGAAATCCTCACTGCCGTCCAACACCATATCAGCCAACTTCCCCACATTGGCACCCCACTACCCAAAACCTGGGTACGAGTCCGTGAAGCCCTAGAAGCCGACAACCGCAATTACATCACCCAAGACGAATTCCTAACCCTCTGCGATATCCACGGCTTCAAACGCCGCGAAGACAAACTCCAACTCAGCGGCTACCTTCACGATCTCGGTGTTTGCCTCCACTTTCAAGATGACCCCATCCTGAAAAACTGGATCATCCTCAAACCCGAATGGGGTACCACTGCCGTCTACACCGTCCTCGACACCCCAGAAGTCCAACAAGCCCTCGGTTGCTTCACCCACGAAGATCTTGCCAAAATTTGGGCAGACGATCGATACAGCGACATGCGGTATGAATTGCTGCAATTGATGATGCGGTTTAAACTCTGCTACGAAATTCCCCACCGTCCCGGCACCTACATTGCCCCCCAACTTCTCTCTCCTAACCAACCCAAATATACCTGGGATGACAGGGAAAACCTGATCCTGAGTTACCACTATGAGTTTATGCCCAAGGGAATGCTCACCCGCTTCGCTGTAGAAATGCACAAGCTAATTGACGGTGAACTCATCTGGAAGGATGGCGTGATTCTCACCGATGGTAATGCCCGTGCTGAAGTCATCGAAGCCTACTACAAAAATGAAATCCGCATTCGAGTATCTGGTTTTCCCAAAAAAGACCTCCTGACACGCATCCGTCACGAGTTTAATAAAATCCACGATTCCTACGAAAAACTTCGCTACCAAGAATTAATCCCCTGTAATTGTCCAACTTGCAAAGGCTCCCAAAATCCCCATGCTTATGCACTTAAAAAACTTCAAGAACGGCTGCAAAATCAAGCCTACGAAACTGAATGTGATAAACCTCCCTACCACAAAGTTAATGTTCATAGTTTGATTGACGATGCGATCGGTTATTCCCAGGATTCCAAAGCTTCATCTGAAGAATTTGAAAAACGCAGAACCCCTAGAAAGCCAAAACGGGAACTCACACCATCCGTCACCATCGAAAACCATACCCATATTCACAACGCCAATCAACAGGAGCAAATTATGTCCGACCAATCCAAAAAAATCCAAAACTTCAACGCTCCCATGTCCGGCGTTATTGCAAGCGACAACGCATCCGTCACCAACAGCACCTTCACCCAAACTAACAACGCAAATACCGCCGAACTTCTCAACCTCATCACCACTCTCCGCCAAACAGCCACCCAATTCCCCCCACAAAGTCAAGAAGACGTAATCATCAACATCGAAGACCTAGAAACCGAAATCCAAAAACCCGCCGACCAACGCAGCATTCCCCGCCTAAAACGCAGTCTTATCGCCCTATTCGGCATCGCAAGTTTGATCGCCAGTCCGATCGCAGGCATGACCGATTTCACCAACAATGTCCTAGAAATCGGCAACAAACTCCACATTGAACTTCCTCAACTTCCCTAA